In one Magallana gigas chromosome 7, xbMagGiga1.1, whole genome shotgun sequence genomic region, the following are encoded:
- the LOC105334620 gene encoding ubiquitin carboxyl-terminal hydrolase 36 isoform X2: MPGYCIRKCVVGHRVLKGFQPAGQPYALQQETLKAKYIPLNSIKKSGSDHELHFEANMNTNGNSVTESSSGESLPSPKTVLYPEDKIKLQWKKIYKIGSGLVNMGNTCFLNSTLQCLAYTAPLVNYCFSGEHNQTCKQPGFCMMCELQRHIKRCYENSGSNIKPQAILQKLKMIAKHMHWGRQEDAHEFLRYVVDSMQKSILNGHAKLDKFSKETTVVNQIFGGYLRSQVQCLRCKEKSNTYDPFLDISLDIKTVPSLEKAFEKYVLPEKLDCDNAYMCNRCKQKVPALKRFSVHKPPNVLTVSLKRFDYSKMVQGKIGRHVHFPEKLNLRPYMSNRGGEPILFHLNAVLVHSGYTANSGHYYCYVKASSGGWYCMNDSNVQQVSVNRVLGAEAYVLFYTKAFTEISAPKPVSSMTSLANHVDKKANLKLLNGLRKYPSTDTGVPVARSSSSSSIIGPSLPKSETPYKATPPAAAAATATPLPEKRDKVVFGLNKTPSAAKSPANSDGKRIVIQIKNGKVTTYERSPNGKSKIVNGDMGNSKLVPYGDDSDSEEEGTYVNGGRKSPYVNGKDHNMKDSERHRNDNRVVFDQKLNATTSVPGNTHLLETTLKQKGDIHDSSNRQIDGLNLMVNKAREHEMSQDRAKTYSDDSAILCVSASSGKLKATSSNWQVLNQDCAPSPSVGSCSSRESVNSTSGWHIKDKLEASSFPKVPERQHPGWKVMEETETKPTSDAAKQEASDKSLSAQVKKLFAANKEESHTKYDTNSDSFYQNKNIGSSESQPLLAEVDVEEKVPHKKHKKHKKHKKEHKDVKYEQLVNESTSSTEAHSKKHKKKKHKHKKERKHSKHCDDSDEERRSKKHKRSYDDSDEDSGRDKKKKVDEEAYVWVEKTKDTIKQSKSDSSVLVQSWDHHVKDGFKKSKNVSDSKSFSTWDGTRSSKVAEELERQSSAIGYGSSVNSWEGGKSVLDSEIEGEKRNHKRYWSDEYEEELDQGKTKKVKKYHAEYSFNSGYNPFQKHQDHRNYDNPRYKGVNGSHSFGGYGSNTHHRDRHDDHRNQHHNHSSKFSSYKN, encoded by the exons ATGCCCGGATATTGCATTCGAAAGTGTGTTGTTGGCCATCGTGTTCTAAAAG GCTTCCAGCCAGCTGGACAGCCCTACGCCCTACAGCAAGAGACTTTGAAAGCAAAGTATATTCCGCTGAATTCAATCAAGAAATCTGGATCTGATCATGAACTTCATTTTG aaGCAAACATGAATACAAATGGAAATAGTGTAACAGAAAGTAGTAGTGGTGAAAGCTTACCAAGTCCTAAGACTGTTCTGTATCCTGAGGATAAAATTAAACTACAATGGAAGAAAATCTACAAGATAGGCTCTGGCCTTGTCAATATGGGAAATACGTGTTTCCTGAATTCCACCCTCCAGTGTCTGGCCTACACTGCCCCTCTAGTCAACTACTGCTTCAGTGGTGAACACAATCAGACAT GCAAACAGCCAGGGTTTTGCATGATGTGCGAACTTCAGCGCCACATCAAAAGATGCTATGAAAATTCAGGATCCAACATCAAACCTCAGGCAATACTTCAGAAATTAAAAA TGATTGCAAAGCACATGCACTGGGGTAGACAGGAGGATGCCCATGAATTCCTGAGATATGTTGTAGATTCTATGCAGAAGTCCATTCTGAATGGTCATGCAAA GTTAGACAAATTTAGCAAAGAGACAACAGTTGTCAACCAAATATTTGGAGGATATCTAAGAAGTCAAG TTCAGTGTCTGcgatgtaaagaaaaatccaATACCTATGACCCATTCTTGGACATTAGTTTAGACATAAAG ACTGTGCCTAGTCTTGAAAAGGCAtttgaaaagtatgtacttccAGAGAAGCTGGATTGTGACAATGCCTACATGTGCAATAG ATGCAAACAAAAGGTCCCTGCCTTGAAGAGATTCTCTGTCCACAAACCTCCCAATGTTTTAACAGTGTCCCTGAAAAG ATTTGATTACAGTAAAATGGTACAGGGAAAAATTGGAAGACATGTACACTTTCCTGAGAAACTAAATCTGAGACCGTATATGAGCAACAGAGGG GGTGAGCCAATTCTTTTCCATCTGAATGCTGTGTTGGTACACTCGGGCTACACAGCTAATTCTGGACATTACTACTGCTATGTCAAGGCCTCTAGTGGAGGCTGGTACTGCATGAATGACTCCAAT GTACAACAAGTTAGTGTTAATCGAGTTCTCGGAGCTGAAGCCTATGTCCTGTTTTACACCAAAGCATTCACTGAAATTAGCGCACCAAAG CCTGTGAGTTCCATGACATCATTGGCGAACCATGTAGACAAGAAAGCAAACCTCAAACTACTGAATGGGCTAAGAA AGTACCCTAGCACAGACACCGGTGTTCCTGTAGCCAGAAGTTCCTCTTCATCTTCAATCATTGGTCCATCCTTGCCCAAGTCAGAAACTCCTTACAAAGCAACCCCACCTGCTGCTGCTGCAGCTACAGCCACTCCACTACCAGAAAAACGAGACAAAGTTGTGTTTGGTTTGAACAAGACACCAAGTGCCGCAAAGAGCCCCGCAAATTCAGATGGCAAGCGAATCGTCATACAGATCAAGAATGGAAAAGTCACTACTTACGAACGGTCACCCAACGGCAAATCCAAGATTGTCAACGGAGATATGGGAAACTCTAAGCTGGTGCCGTATGGCGATGATTCAGATTCTGAAGAGGAAGGAACATATGTGAATGGTGGGAGGAAATCCCCCTATGTTAATGGCAAGGACCACAATATGAAAGACAGTGAGAGACACCGAAATGATAACCGAGTTGTGTTTGATCAGAAACTGAATGCCACCACATCTGTGCCTGGAAATACACATCTGTTGGAAACCACCTTGAAGCAGAAAGGAGACATACATGATAGCTCCAACCGACAGATTGATGGACTCAATTTGATGGTCAACAAAGCCCGAGAACATGAAATGTCTCAGGACAGAGCAAAAACCTACAGTGACGATAGTGCCATTCTGTGTGTAAGCGCCAGCAGTGGAAAACTGAAAGCCACATCTTCAAACTGGCAAGTGCTTAATCAAGACTGTGCTCCTAGCCCCTCAGTTGGTTCATGCTCAAGTCGCGAAAGTGTCAACTCCACTTCTGGCTGGCACATCAAAGACAAATTGGAAGCATCCAGCTTTCCTAAGGTTCCTGAGAGACAACATCCTGGCTGGAAAGTCATGGAGGAAACAGAAACCAAACCTACTTCTGATGCTGCTAAGCAGGAGGCGTCTGACAAATCACTGTCTGCTCAAGTGAAAAAACTTTTTGCTGCCAACAAAGAGGAGAGTCATACCAAGTATGATACAAACTCGGATTCCTTTTACCAAAACAAGAACATTGGCTCATCAGAAAGTCAACCTCTGCTGGCAGAAGTAGACGTGGAAGAAAAAGTGCCTCATAAGAAACACAAGAAGCACAAAAAGCATAAGAAAGAGCACAAGGATGTGAAGTACGAACAATTAGTGAATGAGAGCACCTCCAGCACTGAAGCCCACAGCAAAAAGCACAAGAAGAAGAAGCACAAGCACAAGAAAGAACGCAAGCACTCAAAGCACTGTGATGATTCAGATGAGGAGAGACGCAGCAAGAAACACAAGAGGAGCTATGACGACAGTGATGAGGATTCTGGaagagataaaaagaaaaaggttGATGAAGAGGCCTATGTCTGGGTGGAGAAAACAAAAGATACAATCAAGCAGAGCAAATCAGATAGCAGTG TCTTGGTGCAGTCCTGGGATCACCATGTAAAGGATGGTTTCAAAAAGTCCAAGAACGTTAGTGATTCCAAGTCCTTCAGTACTTGGGATGGCACTCGATCCTCAAAAGTGGCTGAAGAACTTGAGAGACAGTCCTCCGCCATTGGTTATGGATCCTCAG TGAACTCTTGGGAAGGCGGCAAAAGTGTTCTGGATTCTGAAATCGAGGGCGAGAAAAGAAACCACAAGAGATACTGGTCTGATGAGTACGAGGAGGAACTGGACCAAGGCAAAACCAAAAAAGTCAAGAAATACCACGCTGAATATAGCTTTAACTCAGGATACAATCCCTTCCAGAAACACCAAGATCATCGAAACTATGACAACCCTAGA TACAAGGGTGTCAATGGATCTCACTCCTTCGGTGGGTACGGCTCCAATACTCACCACAGGGATCGTCATGATGATCATCGCAACCAACATCACAATCATTCTTCCAAATTTTCCTCGTACAAGAACTAA
- the LOC105334620 gene encoding ubiquitin carboxyl-terminal hydrolase 36 isoform X1, protein MPANSADNIVHIGETLKSSLKNKGTIDSQLVSSSKRILLSHIGFQPAGQPYALQQETLKAKYIPLNSIKKSGSDHELHFEANMNTNGNSVTESSSGESLPSPKTVLYPEDKIKLQWKKIYKIGSGLVNMGNTCFLNSTLQCLAYTAPLVNYCFSGEHNQTCKQPGFCMMCELQRHIKRCYENSGSNIKPQAILQKLKMIAKHMHWGRQEDAHEFLRYVVDSMQKSILNGHAKLDKFSKETTVVNQIFGGYLRSQVQCLRCKEKSNTYDPFLDISLDIKTVPSLEKAFEKYVLPEKLDCDNAYMCNRCKQKVPALKRFSVHKPPNVLTVSLKRFDYSKMVQGKIGRHVHFPEKLNLRPYMSNRGGEPILFHLNAVLVHSGYTANSGHYYCYVKASSGGWYCMNDSNVQQVSVNRVLGAEAYVLFYTKAFTEISAPKPVSSMTSLANHVDKKANLKLLNGLRKYPSTDTGVPVARSSSSSSIIGPSLPKSETPYKATPPAAAAATATPLPEKRDKVVFGLNKTPSAAKSPANSDGKRIVIQIKNGKVTTYERSPNGKSKIVNGDMGNSKLVPYGDDSDSEEEGTYVNGGRKSPYVNGKDHNMKDSERHRNDNRVVFDQKLNATTSVPGNTHLLETTLKQKGDIHDSSNRQIDGLNLMVNKAREHEMSQDRAKTYSDDSAILCVSASSGKLKATSSNWQVLNQDCAPSPSVGSCSSRESVNSTSGWHIKDKLEASSFPKVPERQHPGWKVMEETETKPTSDAAKQEASDKSLSAQVKKLFAANKEESHTKYDTNSDSFYQNKNIGSSESQPLLAEVDVEEKVPHKKHKKHKKHKKEHKDVKYEQLVNESTSSTEAHSKKHKKKKHKHKKERKHSKHCDDSDEERRSKKHKRSYDDSDEDSGRDKKKKVDEEAYVWVEKTKDTIKQSKSDSSVLVQSWDHHVKDGFKKSKNVSDSKSFSTWDGTRSSKVAEELERQSSAIGYGSSVNSWEGGKSVLDSEIEGEKRNHKRYWSDEYEEELDQGKTKKVKKYHAEYSFNSGYNPFQKHQDHRNYDNPRYKGVNGSHSFGGYGSNTHHRDRHDDHRNQHHNHSSKFSSYKN, encoded by the exons ATGCCTGCAAATTCAGCTGACAACATTGTTCATATTGGGGAGACCTTAAAGTCTTCCCTTAAAAATAAGGGAACAATTGATAGCCAACTTGTTTCATCTTCAAAGAGGATTTTATTGTCACATATAGGCTTCCAGCCAGCTGGACAGCCCTACGCCCTACAGCAAGAGACTTTGAAAGCAAAGTATATTCCGCTGAATTCAATCAAGAAATCTGGATCTGATCATGAACTTCATTTTG aaGCAAACATGAATACAAATGGAAATAGTGTAACAGAAAGTAGTAGTGGTGAAAGCTTACCAAGTCCTAAGACTGTTCTGTATCCTGAGGATAAAATTAAACTACAATGGAAGAAAATCTACAAGATAGGCTCTGGCCTTGTCAATATGGGAAATACGTGTTTCCTGAATTCCACCCTCCAGTGTCTGGCCTACACTGCCCCTCTAGTCAACTACTGCTTCAGTGGTGAACACAATCAGACAT GCAAACAGCCAGGGTTTTGCATGATGTGCGAACTTCAGCGCCACATCAAAAGATGCTATGAAAATTCAGGATCCAACATCAAACCTCAGGCAATACTTCAGAAATTAAAAA TGATTGCAAAGCACATGCACTGGGGTAGACAGGAGGATGCCCATGAATTCCTGAGATATGTTGTAGATTCTATGCAGAAGTCCATTCTGAATGGTCATGCAAA GTTAGACAAATTTAGCAAAGAGACAACAGTTGTCAACCAAATATTTGGAGGATATCTAAGAAGTCAAG TTCAGTGTCTGcgatgtaaagaaaaatccaATACCTATGACCCATTCTTGGACATTAGTTTAGACATAAAG ACTGTGCCTAGTCTTGAAAAGGCAtttgaaaagtatgtacttccAGAGAAGCTGGATTGTGACAATGCCTACATGTGCAATAG ATGCAAACAAAAGGTCCCTGCCTTGAAGAGATTCTCTGTCCACAAACCTCCCAATGTTTTAACAGTGTCCCTGAAAAG ATTTGATTACAGTAAAATGGTACAGGGAAAAATTGGAAGACATGTACACTTTCCTGAGAAACTAAATCTGAGACCGTATATGAGCAACAGAGGG GGTGAGCCAATTCTTTTCCATCTGAATGCTGTGTTGGTACACTCGGGCTACACAGCTAATTCTGGACATTACTACTGCTATGTCAAGGCCTCTAGTGGAGGCTGGTACTGCATGAATGACTCCAAT GTACAACAAGTTAGTGTTAATCGAGTTCTCGGAGCTGAAGCCTATGTCCTGTTTTACACCAAAGCATTCACTGAAATTAGCGCACCAAAG CCTGTGAGTTCCATGACATCATTGGCGAACCATGTAGACAAGAAAGCAAACCTCAAACTACTGAATGGGCTAAGAA AGTACCCTAGCACAGACACCGGTGTTCCTGTAGCCAGAAGTTCCTCTTCATCTTCAATCATTGGTCCATCCTTGCCCAAGTCAGAAACTCCTTACAAAGCAACCCCACCTGCTGCTGCTGCAGCTACAGCCACTCCACTACCAGAAAAACGAGACAAAGTTGTGTTTGGTTTGAACAAGACACCAAGTGCCGCAAAGAGCCCCGCAAATTCAGATGGCAAGCGAATCGTCATACAGATCAAGAATGGAAAAGTCACTACTTACGAACGGTCACCCAACGGCAAATCCAAGATTGTCAACGGAGATATGGGAAACTCTAAGCTGGTGCCGTATGGCGATGATTCAGATTCTGAAGAGGAAGGAACATATGTGAATGGTGGGAGGAAATCCCCCTATGTTAATGGCAAGGACCACAATATGAAAGACAGTGAGAGACACCGAAATGATAACCGAGTTGTGTTTGATCAGAAACTGAATGCCACCACATCTGTGCCTGGAAATACACATCTGTTGGAAACCACCTTGAAGCAGAAAGGAGACATACATGATAGCTCCAACCGACAGATTGATGGACTCAATTTGATGGTCAACAAAGCCCGAGAACATGAAATGTCTCAGGACAGAGCAAAAACCTACAGTGACGATAGTGCCATTCTGTGTGTAAGCGCCAGCAGTGGAAAACTGAAAGCCACATCTTCAAACTGGCAAGTGCTTAATCAAGACTGTGCTCCTAGCCCCTCAGTTGGTTCATGCTCAAGTCGCGAAAGTGTCAACTCCACTTCTGGCTGGCACATCAAAGACAAATTGGAAGCATCCAGCTTTCCTAAGGTTCCTGAGAGACAACATCCTGGCTGGAAAGTCATGGAGGAAACAGAAACCAAACCTACTTCTGATGCTGCTAAGCAGGAGGCGTCTGACAAATCACTGTCTGCTCAAGTGAAAAAACTTTTTGCTGCCAACAAAGAGGAGAGTCATACCAAGTATGATACAAACTCGGATTCCTTTTACCAAAACAAGAACATTGGCTCATCAGAAAGTCAACCTCTGCTGGCAGAAGTAGACGTGGAAGAAAAAGTGCCTCATAAGAAACACAAGAAGCACAAAAAGCATAAGAAAGAGCACAAGGATGTGAAGTACGAACAATTAGTGAATGAGAGCACCTCCAGCACTGAAGCCCACAGCAAAAAGCACAAGAAGAAGAAGCACAAGCACAAGAAAGAACGCAAGCACTCAAAGCACTGTGATGATTCAGATGAGGAGAGACGCAGCAAGAAACACAAGAGGAGCTATGACGACAGTGATGAGGATTCTGGaagagataaaaagaaaaaggttGATGAAGAGGCCTATGTCTGGGTGGAGAAAACAAAAGATACAATCAAGCAGAGCAAATCAGATAGCAGTG TCTTGGTGCAGTCCTGGGATCACCATGTAAAGGATGGTTTCAAAAAGTCCAAGAACGTTAGTGATTCCAAGTCCTTCAGTACTTGGGATGGCACTCGATCCTCAAAAGTGGCTGAAGAACTTGAGAGACAGTCCTCCGCCATTGGTTATGGATCCTCAG TGAACTCTTGGGAAGGCGGCAAAAGTGTTCTGGATTCTGAAATCGAGGGCGAGAAAAGAAACCACAAGAGATACTGGTCTGATGAGTACGAGGAGGAACTGGACCAAGGCAAAACCAAAAAAGTCAAGAAATACCACGCTGAATATAGCTTTAACTCAGGATACAATCCCTTCCAGAAACACCAAGATCATCGAAACTATGACAACCCTAGA TACAAGGGTGTCAATGGATCTCACTCCTTCGGTGGGTACGGCTCCAATACTCACCACAGGGATCGTCATGATGATCATCGCAACCAACATCACAATCATTCTTCCAAATTTTCCTCGTACAAGAACTAA
- the LOC117684485 gene encoding mucin-2-like, with protein MTTGILVSGGFVSRGWNQTPLRKDDKSKNRFEDDRSSSELVIDATLRELSRHWLECYFNKTAKYDSVHVQARRLFSFETYDVSESDRKLLEETTQEYLKNKRTLTGHRADDNKKQEKNSEFDVRENQSGENEKRTSQNLENESKTEKEQQPNSKRGFQKMRKRMRRGVTESVLVREGIMKITDGVEWSDDFLNKTSEAYQQLEEMVLTVIDTLFQNSPIASYFYGSFINDFRKGSVIVLFTIEFKNDTNTTHTDESINEAFHEALLNASAFTNLTLDLNSSKIGNVQDETTTILTTTGSTVNSTSTTAEIGDTTATQTQTDDIDTTIGTTTVKEDTTATSNQLENTDTTIVTTTDTGVNTTTPTVLADNTSMIGTIIETGDTTTYTELADTTSMIGTTTETGDTTTHTELADTTTTIGTTTEAGDTTSSPTELADTTSTIGTTTDTGDTTTHTELADTTTTIGTTTEAGDTTSSPTELADTTTIGTTTETGDTTTHTELADTTTTIGTTTEAGDTTSSPTKLADTTTTIAKTTETGDTTTATHTELANTTTTIGTTKEVGDTTSSPTKLVDTTTTVGTTTETSDTTTATYTELANTTSTIGTTTEVGDTTSSPTELVDTTTTVGTTTETGDSTTAIHTELGDTSTTIVSTSGDNTAFPATTKTGETTIATHTELAETTTMIATTTETGETTTTKIELADTTTYTTIVPTTETGGTTVVPTELADITTTIGTTTNTGDTTSIPTGLADPTNTVITTTETGDTTATNNELAITTTSMGTTTKTGDTTSIPTEFADTTTTISTKETGDTTATSTKLADTTTKVVTTTEAGDTTSNTIKLADSTNTIGTTTETGDTITSTHTKSADTTTSIISTTKLADTTTTPTDLADTTSTLGDTTTTIVTTTDAGDTTAFRTEFADSTTTIDTTIETGDTTATSIELAATTSTIVTTKETGDPASTPTEVADTTTMIGTTTHTVDTTATHNELADTTTKTVTTTETSATTTTATELADSTSTVVTTTETGYTTATPTELPDSTVTIDTTTKTGDTTRVPIELADTITTTGTPETDTYIPTETSDTTTTIDIITTEKANTQTITQTQDTTTLAFDTATTTPLLNTNQAADPTTTTQNVNTPTTKYTLDSATTTQKESSASTTQTGDTVATTQTGDTAITQTVNIATTTLTDETATTTIIDDTATTTNTGDILSTAKTMDTATSTKTEDTTIIIQTADMTTTNKIVDATTATQIVDKSTTTQTVDTAITTQAGDTATTTETVNMATTTQLEDIATTTQTEDIATTTQTVDTTTQTVDIATTTQTEDTTTTTQTVDTATPTQTVNTVDTSAIIDSTTNTAYTATITPAGDTVTTMETRDSSTVTSTETDEKTTTTPIVPTSTIIGTITDSADTTFITQTD; from the exons ATGACAA CAGGAATTCTTGTTTCCGGGGGATTTGTCTCTCGCGGATGGAATCAGACGCCTCTTCGAAAGGACGACAAAAGCAAAAATAGATTCGAAGACGACCGTAGTTCCAGTGAATTGGTCATCGATGCCACGCTCAGAGAGCTGTCACGCCACTGGTTGGAATGCTACTTCAACAAGACCGCTAAATACGATAGCGTCCATGTCCAGGCCAGACGGCtttttagttttgaaacatATGATGTTTCTGAAAGTGATCGAAAACTTCTTGAAGAAACAACGCAAGAATACTTGAAAAACAAAAGAACATTAACTGGACATCGAGCAGATGAcaataaaaaacaagaaaagaatTCGGAATTCGATGTAAGAGAAAATCAAAGTggtgaaaatgaaaaacgaacATCGCAAAATCtggaaaatgaaagtaaaacgGAAAAAGAACAACAACCCAACAGTAAAAGGGGATTTCAAAAGATGCGAAAGCGCATGCGTCGTGGTGTGACAGAATCAGTATTAGTGAGAGAGGGAATTATGAAAATCACAGATGGAGTGGAATGGAGTGACGATTTCCTGAACAAAACATCCGAAGCGTACCAACAACTTGAGGAGATGGTTCTGACTGTG ATTGATACACTTTTCCAGAACAGCCCAATCGCTAGTTACTTTTACGGCTCCTTTATTAATGATTTTAG GAAAGGAAGTGTGATTGTTCTTTTTACCATTGAGTTTAAAAACGACACCAATACTACACATACTGATGAAAGTATCAATGAGGCGTTTCACGAGGCACTGCTTAATGCCAGCGCATTCACAAATCTCACTCTGGATCTCAACAGTTCCAAAatag GTAACGTACAAGATGAAACAACAACAATTCTCACTACGACTGGTTCAACCGTCAACTCAACCAGCACCACCGCCGAAATTGGTGACACCACTGCGACCCAAACACAAACAGATGACATCGATACTACGATTGGCACCACTACTGTAAAAGAAGACACCACCGCAACCTCGAATCAATTAGAAAACACCGACACTACTATCGTTACCACCACAGACACAGGTGTTAACACCACCACGCCAACTGTATTAGCTGACAATACCTCAATGATCGGCACAATCATAGAAACAGGTGACACCACCACCTACACTGAATTAGCTGACACTACCTCAATGATCGGCACCACCACAGAAACAGGTGACACCACCACCCACACTGAATTAGCTGACACTACCACTACGATCGGCACTACCACAGAAGCAGGTGACACCACCTCCTCTCCAACTGAATTAGCTGACACTACATCAACGATCGGCACCACCACAGACACAGGTGACACCACCACCCACACTGAATTAGCTGACACTACCACTACGATCGGCACCACCACAGAAGCAGGTGACACCACCTCTTCTCCAACTGAATTAGCTGACACTACAACGATCGGCACCACCACAGAAACAGGTGACACCACCACCCACACTGAATTAGCTGACACTACCACTACGATCGGCACCACCACAGAAGCAGGTGACACCACCTCTTCTCCAACTAAATTAGCTGACACTACCACTACTATTGCCAAAACCACAGAAACAGGTGACACCACCACCGCTACCCACACTGAATTAGCTAACACTACCACTACGATAGGCACCACCAAAGAAGTAGGTGACACCACCTCTTCTCCAACTAAATTAGTTGACACTACCACTACGGTCGGCACAACCACAGAAACAAGTGACACAACCACCGCCACCTACACTGAATTAGCTAACACTACCAGTACGATCGGCACCACCACAGAAGTAGGTGACACCACCTCTTCTCCAACTGAATTAGTTGACACTACCACTACGGTCGGCACAACCACAGAAACAGGCGACAGTACAACTGCCATCCATACTGAATTAGGTGACACTTCAACTACGATCGTTTCTACCTCAGGTGACAATACTGCATTCCCTGCCACCACAAAAACAGGTGAAACCACTATTGCCACCCATACTGAATTAGCTGAAACCACCACTATGATTGCTACCACTACAGAAACAGGTGAAACCACCACCACTAAAATTGAATTAGCTGACACTACCACTTACACTACGATCGTTCCAACAACAGAAACAGGTGGCACTACCGTCGTCCCTACTGAATTAGCTGACATTACCACCACGATCGGCACCACTACAAACACAGGTGACACCACCTCAATTCCCACTGGTTTAGCTGATCCTACCAATACTGTCATTACAACCACGGAAACAGGTGATACCACCGCCACCAACAATGAATTAGCTATCACCACTACTTCGATGGGCACCACCACAAAAACAGGTGATACCACCTCTATTCCCACTGAATTCGCTGACACTACCACTACGATCAGCACCAAAGAAACAGGTGATACCACCGCCACATCAACTAAATTAGCCGATACAACAACTAAGGTTGTTACCACTACAGAAGCAGGCGACACAACCTCAAATACTATTAAATTAGCTGACAGTACCAATACAATCGGTACCACCACAGAAACGGGCGATACCATCACCTCCACCCATACTAAATCAGCCGACACTACAACTTCAAtcatttcaacaacaaaattagCTGACACTACGACTACGCCCACTGATTTAGCTGACACTACGAGTACGTTAGGTGACACTACCACTACAATCGTAACCACAACAGACGCAGGTGACACTACCGCCTTCCGTACTGAATTTGCTGACTCTACCACTACGATCGACACCACAATAGAAACAGGTGACACCACCGCCACCTCAATTGAATTAGCTGCCACTACGAGTACGATAGTTACCACAAAAGAAACAGGTGATCCCGCCTCTACTCCCACCGAAGTAGCTGACACTACCACTATGATCGGCACTACAACACATACAGTTGATACCACCGCTACCCACAATGAACTAGCTGACACTACCACTAAAACTGTCACCACCACTGAAACTAGTGCCACCACTACTACTGCCACTGAATTAGCTGACTCCACGAGTACGGTCGTTACCACAACAGAAACAGGTTATACAACCGCTACGCCAACTGAATTACCTGACAGTACAGTTACGATCGATACCACAACAAAAACAGGTGACACAACCCGAGTTCCCATTGAATTAGCTGACACTATCACTACGACTGGCACACCTGAAACTGACACATATATCCCCACAGAAACAAGTGACACCACAACCACGATCGATATCATCACCACTGAAAAAGCAAATACCCAAACTATCACCCAAACACAAGACACCACAACCCTAGCATTTGACACAGCAACAACAACCCCCCTTTTGAATACCAACCAAGCAGCAGACCCTACAACTACAACCCAAAATGTGAACACACCAACAACAAAATACACTTTGGATTCTGCAACTACAACCCAAAAAGAGAGTTCCGCCAGCACAACCCAAACAGGTGACACCGTAGCAACCACCCAAACAGGGGATACTGCCATCACTCAAACAGTAAATATTGCTACCACAACCCTAACAGATGAAACCGCGACTACCACCATAATTGATGATACTGCAACCACAACCAATACAGGGGACATTCTCAGTACAGCAAAAACAATGGACACCGCTACCTCAACTAAAACAGAAGACACTACCATAATAATTCAAACAGCTGACATGACCACCACAAACAAAATAGTGGACGCTACCACAGCAACCCAAATAGTGGACAAGAGCACCACAACCCAAACAGTCGACACTGCCATCACAACACAAGCAGGGGATACCGCCACAACAACTGAAACAGTGAACATGGCCACCACAACCCAATTAGAGGACATCGCAACCACAACCCAAACAGAGGACATCGCAACTACAACCCAAACAGTGGACACCACAACCCAAACAGTGGACATCGCAACCACAACCCAAACAGAGGACACCACCACAACAACCCAAACAGTGGACACCGCTACCCCAACCCAAACAGTGAACACTGTTGACACCAGCGCCATAATCGACAGCACCACCAACACAGCTTATACCGCCACCATTACTCCAGCAGGTGACACCGTCACTACCATGGAAACACGTGATTCCTCCACAGTTACCAGCACAGAAACAGACGAGAAGACTACAACGACCCCGATAGTTCCCACTTCTACAATAATCGGCACAATTACTGATTCAGCTGACACGACCTTCATCACACAGACAG